The genomic window TTCACTTTTCGACGAGGCAACATTGATCTCAGGAGTGTAGAAATGATTTTGCCTCCATAAGTGGTTCTATCAtcacaaaaccaaacacacactaataCATTTGTGTAGAAGGTTACAATTGATCTTGAAAAGAATGAAAGTTTTGAGCATTGACATTACCTCGAAAACATAGCACCGGCTCTATGAAGGCGCCAAAGGCGAAGAATATTGAAGTAACCATACGTCTGGACCGTTGTTGGCAAGTCTTTCCTAAACATTTCATAAGGAATGATAGAGGCCAAATCAAAGAAAAACCAGCATTTCAAATATCTCTTTGCAATTTTCTTTTGATCACCGACGAGTAGAAAAGTAGTTTCGTCAAGATAGGCAACAAAGAAGGTAAGAACAatgtcaataaaaaaaagtgcATTCACAATGCTGTCTACATAAGTGAGTCGACCCTTTGATGTCTTAAGAAACCCAAATTCAAAAGGACACACCCATGCAGTGTAGAAAACCCATATCATCAGAAACCTGCACCATTGCCTGCAATATCAATAATCATCACATATCATTATCATCATTCATCATaatctagatttttttttgttttgaaccaGTATCCGGCCCAGTGGGCCGTCTAATCTGGTTCAAGGGTCAGTTGCAGGGGAttgaaccgtggtcctccctaccaagtccaacGCTAGATTTTAAATCATAGTCACAATGGCATTGCAATCACGTCATGATCTTTGGTATAACAATAAAGTGTCATGCTAACCAGTATTCCTAGGATTTAagataaagaaaataataattcattaaATGATGCTATCTATATTAGATTGATTGATGACATAAATTTATACGTTCTTAAATAAAAAGCTTACTGATAAGTACGGTTGTAAGGGGAGATGATGCCACGTGGGAGGTCGGTACGGGCGGTGGTTTCGGCGCCGAGAGATGGAAGAATGATACCGGTAAGACTGTATTGGCTGCCAACATCATCTTTGAGGAGTTGATTTTTACCGtcattgtttttgttattatgACTATGAGACTTTAATCCAATATCCATCATGTTCTTGTTCTTTCTTTATAAACAAGAAGATTGATCGATGAAATGTACACACTATGCAATTGCATTCATCATGCGTTCCTCTTCCCTTATGATAATTTTATTGGTTCGCATTACTCTTATTAGTTAGTTagcatgaatgaatgaatgatgaaTATTTAACAAAGAATTTGCCTTAACAAAATTTATGACATGACATGCAATTTGGTGAAGAAATGGCACATGGATGTGAGATTTTACAAAGTGCTTAATTATGTGGATAAAACACGTGGAGCTTACATggaaatcatttttaaaaatcgAATAAAACACAATCGTTCacaataagtaaaaaaaaaaaatcgttcaCAAGAATAGaactcacattttttttaaggaactcgcatttttttttaacaataaaaaatggATTTTATTAATGACAACAATAAGTTATAGTTAGCATAAGTTGTGCCAGAACAGAAACACCGCTTAATCGATGTCCATACAAATAAAAGGGACCGATCACCACATGTGAGAATTAAACTGAGATTAATATTATAGGCTTTCATCTGCCAAAGCgaatgtaatttaattttatttagcaTCTGATGAACTGTAACTTCCTTAGTCTTGAATATCCTATTATTCTGCTCATTTCACACAACTCGAATGCTACATAACCAAAGTAGCTGCAAGAATGAGCGGCGAGGTCGCAGGCCTCCCGCTGAatgaataaattaaacaaaatggTCCAGTAACAAAAACGTATCAGCCGCAGAAGAAACTCACATTTTGattataataatagttttttttattgaatttttaaaatatctagtTTGTGTCGCCACTTGTCGCATCCAATTGTCTTTGTAACGATATCACTTGTCACTTCACCACTTTCTTCAAATATTGAATGTTAAAATTGTTACAAGGGCTAAAATTTTGGatttagtaaaataaaagaACCAAGACTACATTTAAACACTAAAGTTAAAGAGAAATTTTTTAATCACATcattgaatattttttcttttaatttattatatttatttatacatctATTGTATATCTTATTGAAAAATCGAGCTCATATTCATTTAAACAATTCGATGAGTGACTTATTATCAACTTGATCTTAGTCATTTGATTAAATATTTCTaacatttgagttttttttaaaaaaaaattcttacatCATCAGATAATTTTgaatcaataaaattaatttattttactagTTTTTCACTTAAAAATCATacaaatgataattttttttgttaacaatgTAAAATGTTCcgcattttaaaaaaaaatgtaaaatgtttcatatattaaaataaatctcattaaTTATCATCCACGTGAGTTAACTCAATTGATAGAGACATCACTTATATtatgtaaatttaaaatttaaactcaaaTTCAAGGTGAAATTATAAggctaaacaaaacaaaaatctcttttttttttatgaacaaaaatctcatttattctcgtaaaattaaataaatagatCTCACAATTAATGTATTttccaaataaaagaaattagaCTACTAAACGACACGTATTAGTCGTCGTAGACCAAGAGAAATTTTAGGGCTTAAacgaaaaacaaaaaagcacTTATTCATTTCATTCTCTTCGATTATTCgagaacgaaaaaaaaaagcGAGTGAGAGAAACAAAAACTCAACAATGGCGTCTTTGCTTCAAGCGATTGTAGATCCAAAGAGAAACTGGTTCGCTCGTCAGCACATGAAAGCCGTTTCTACGCGTCTTCGCAAATACGGTTAGCTTAATCctaattttcatttcatttattttcgATTtatcaaaccctaatttcatttTCGAACTCGTTTTTTTGTTACTGATTCGTGAAATTTGATTGTTTATTTGAAATTAGGTCTTCGATATGATGATCTGTATGATCCATATTATGATGTTGATATCAAGGAGGCTTTGAATCGGCTTCCTAAGGAGGTTGTTGATGCTCGTCATGCGCGTCTTAAGCGTGCTATTGATCTTTCCATGAAGCATGAGTATCTTCCTGAGGATCTTcaggttttttatttatttttgttttttgttgtgaaatttCAGTTACGAGTAAGATAGAGTAATCATTTGTGTTAgtttttgataaatttattgGAAATTGTTTTGGGtgtgtttatattttgataGAAATCGATGAAATGAAGTGCAATTGAATCGAATAGCGAGTTAGGTTTCATTTTTTTGAATCGGATTGTTTAAATTGGGATTGGAAATAATATAGCATTCCCTGGTGGGATTATGAATGGTGATTTTAAATGCAGCTGATTCAGTCCCAGTAGGGGTCGCgtagatttttaattttaaacaacggttatatgataaaaaaaataggaaaatggtTATGTACAGTTCTTTAAAAACTGTTTATCCAGTTCTCTACTGAAAAGATAAAGAGCTTCCAatatttttttgccaatttagTGGATCTAACAAACTGTAAAATAACACGGTTTTGCAAAAATTACGTAAGGGACTGAATCAACACTACAATGTCTAAGGCACTTAACCTAAGTATTCTCCTAAAAAATGTTCATTGCACTTTCCCCAATTTGGAGGTGTAAGATGGAattatattgtttatattttgttgcGTTTCATTCCATTTTGTTGTAAATTAACCAAACAATAAATGAGAATTGTATTCTATTTCATTGGATATTGAGACATAACCTCTGTGGGACAATTGCAATTTTGCAAAATGTCTGGTGTCCTTGTGTCTTTTCTGTGAGTTTTCCTTTTATTTGGTATCTGTGTTTTATTATGTGAATGTATCAAAGAATATCCACTGCACTTGTTTGGTATGTGCTTGTGTGAAGAGCATGTCTGAATATTCTGACCACAGATGTCAAATTTTGAGCACTCATATACTCTGTTTCTGTTTTTTGACAGGCAATGCAAACTCCGTTCAGGAGCTACCTTCAGGAAATGCTGACCTTTGTAAGTGCTTTCATTCATGATAAAAGTAACAACTAATTGTGTAATGATGGGTGTGCGTGGGTGTTTTATTACATAATCCTTTACAGAAGTAGACAACAATTAGTCCTTGTCTTGACTGTTTTCTACCCCAATATACCTACAATCTTATCCTTTAATGCTAGAACTCTTGGTGTGAATGAAACTCAATCATTTCAACAAATATAGTAGCATAGTTACggattttctttgttttctttttatttatgaaacgtGAAATCTCTTATGAAAAACAACATACTTTTTTCTAAATATGGACAAGGTAATGGGAGTTAACAAGGTATATGACACATTGGCACATGGGTTCCACATATGGACCCCAAACATGTAGACGCGTTTAAGCATGGTGACTGACCCGAAAGCCCTTCAAATTTCTCCCCTAGTCTAGCGAACCAAGACCTGCTACAAACATTGAAATTATAGGCCATGTCAGTTTGATTGTGAGGAGGGATTCCAGAGTTTGAACAAGAACATCATTTGAGCTTAGTTTCTTCTGTGGATAATACGGATGTTCGGGTGTGATACTGGCTGATACTGACTCTAAAAGATTAATAGGTTGGGAAAAAAATCCAAACTTGGGTTGGTTGTTGGCTGTTATCTTACATAATTTCTGATGCATTTGGGCTATGTTGCACGGGTACTCCGTTTTAGACACCGGTACGCGTACCTATGCaacatagtttttttaaaaatgtcgtACCACGTACCGGTACCagtaccggataccggtaccgtacccgcacctatGCAACATAGCATTTGGGCAACATATTGTTGGCACTTTACAATTGTAGAGCTGAGCTTTTGCGCATGGAAGTTGGATACAGTGTAGATTCAGGGACTTCTACTTTCCTTTTTTCTATTTCCATCCCTCTGCAATCTATGTATCTATCCTTGATCTAGGTGTTTTTTCTATGTTCTTAGATTGAGAGTCCCTTAGAGAACCTCTCCTGGTTGAAAACCTTTAGTCATTGCTTCCTAAATTAAACACTCTCCAGTGTTGTTAAATGGTGGCCAATGGCCATGGGCGTTGCCATGGTGAGAATCACAAGGCAGATTTTTTGACAACCGCCATAGGCAATTTGTGATGGGATGCCTGTCATGGCCGCACTGTTGGCCACCCACCATGTTGTATTTATATGATGGGTTTTTGGCCTTCCACCTCTGCCACTGACAACATTGACACTCACATCATCATGttctttatttaatataatattttaatgaatagagtatttttttgtcattttctaTTGAACTAAATGAGTGGAGATAAAATTGATCTTTCTTTCCTTATTTTCTACATCCAAGCAAATACTAAATCACCTCAATTTCTCTCTGCAAATTCTTTCCTCACTGTTTTTCATCCGTTTTCATCACCATCCAATCTAATAAGAGTGAGAACAATATTTTGATTGCATGAATCTATTTACTTTCAAAAATTGAAAGCATGTGAGAATTACTCACTTGTGATTGGATGAGGGTTGTACATGTAGCAAAAAGTGTTACTTTTGGAAATCAACACTCTAATAACTTCTAGAAGTAATACTAAATGCTTTCTGACCAACAATTTTCAGGTTAAGAGGGAACGAGCAGAGCGTGAAGCATTGGGAGGTTTGCCCCTATATCAACGAACCCTTCCATAAGTGCATTAAGTATTGCATGAAGCTATTTTGATTGGAATTGGATGTTGAAATGTATTACTGTTGTGGTAGAATGTTTTTGTTGAAGACGAAATCTTGGGACAGCTTTGATGAAACCTTATATGGACCACATTTTTTAGTGCTATAAACTTCCCTTCAGCATTTTCTAATAAATAAATGGCAACAATAAACTGGTTTGCCTTCATAATTTATGGCTTGCATTTCACTTTGCCCTTTGTCTTCATTGGAATCATTTCTTGTTTGTCGATATAGCTGCTGTATATTTTTCATTGGTAAAGCTTCAAATTTTCTTAAATCCactcatatatttttattattaatatactttttaaattaaaaaaccaaCGTacctatttttaaaattgttttttcacACTAGTCAATGATATCTGTTATTTAAATTCCCGATTCTTGGCTCTTGTTCATATTTTCAAAAGGATAATGTGCTGTTTGTGATGTTCTTCTATTAGAGTAGGAAACCATTATAATACAAAATACTCTTCACATACCCTATTCTATTAGAATAACAGCACAAGGGTGTCATTAAAACTAAACCCATGTTATGTATTTCATGGTGCtggaattattattattattataaaataaactatGGTTGTGATAAATTATCGTTATATATCAAGAATCCTGTAAAATGAAACGTGGCTTGATCCCTGAGAATGTTGTAATTGCAATTTGATGTGCATGCTAAAGATGGAACGAAGGCATAGAGCTCCATTGGATTAAGAATAAAGAATGTGTTTGGAAAAGTCCAATTTAACAATATCATTGTGAATTTACATTGGGAGGTTAGCATAACACTTTTTCAACGCCGTGACACTAAGCAAGCACATATTATATGGCTGACCGATGCATCCCATTTCTGGAAAAACACTGCTGAGTTACCATCCCTACATGATATTCCATTGCATGAAAAAGAAACATCCTTTGAGCTGCCATCCCCAAATCTAACCCTAGCTCAAGTGAAGTGACCTTTATTTCAATTTCTTGCTGGTTCACGTTCACATTTCTATTTCTGGGGCAACTTATGCATTTATTTAGTGACAGACTTCGATGTAAGCCTTGCCTCCGAATATAAAATCTGATCAATATTATTCATTATACCATTTTAAAACTTAATCCATATTATTTGTCTTTCCCGCGATTTAAAACTCAAGTATGGAACACTTCTTGCGCTGGAATTGAAATCAATTAGACGCACTACCACAGCACATCGTTTTTGGCTGACCAGATCATACAAGATTACATAGAGACTAACTGGAACTTAGAGTGGTTCAAGGATTGCTTTTGGCTGACCAGATCATACAAGATGCCAGAGACTAACAAGAACCTAGAGTGGTTCAAGGATTAACAAAAAAGAGGTTCTGGGATTTGTATATCACCAACTTGGATTTGCATCATCGCGCGCCTATGTTTCTCAAACAAAAACATGTGTTCAATTCTTTTAAAGAGATATGTaacaaaaattctaattttaccTTTCATGAAtgaatcttttttcttttgaaacatgAATGACCTGAAGTATTAGAGCTAATATTAAGATAGAGATTGAATCTAAGGATATTTACAataaatacttatttatttgtGAATTTTAATAATGTAAACAAATACATTTTGGTTTATAAATTCCGTAATTTGTGTAGTGAgtccaaattaattttaaaaggcTCTCTAGTTCATGAGTGGAGAATATGAGCAAATAAATTATGGGGCAACCCGTGaaatttattctctcttttgCAGTATACAAGTCCTTCAAAAGTTTACTTTTGAAAATCGAAAGTTGCCAAGTAATTTCACAAGAACTATATATGTGCACTTATTTTCTATTAACTATTAAAAGTTGACAagtttaattttcaattttgaaaatatggagaattgaaattcttaaGAAAACTCATGAAATTAAAACTATCTACTAACTACCTAACCATAATAGTAGACATTCCACGTGAATCCACGAGAAGGTTGTCCTACACTAGCAAATATATGTCCACAACAATTAATAGGTACTGtacttataaaattatgagTATGTCGTATATAGAACAAATATAGGGAGATCAAACTTTTGAGACAAAATTGATGTTATAATCAAGAGATGATGAGGAAGCACTAGAGCACAGTTCGATTAACAGTAATTGCACTCAGATGATAAAAATGAACTTGCACTCAGAGAAGATAAAAGATGAAGATAAtgtattttatcatattaataAGTTCAATATATTGGTATCCAAACTTATGAAtgtgttctggactgggccaagagctggcccaattgTCCTCTTGCCCGGAATTTGGGGCATAGTCCAATAAGGGGAGGCTTCCCCGACATGTCAGCCTATGACGTGTCCTCTACGACGTAACGGTTACGCGACACGTTAAATACATGCTCATCCATCCAGCCACGACTTCGTCAGGGAGCTTATCCATTACCCACTTATAGTGGAACgactccaaccaagatagagcgAATAACCgcctcccctacgatacaggaaCTATCTTgacagttgagtctattgggccggttattcCGGCCCATTAGACCAACCTTTGGTCCAGCGCTGGGGGcgactatataagctctcctatacaggagagccaggtattcaaTTCCATTCTAttcttcactctctctctctcttctctcttgtatctctcgtattctcttgctgacttaagcatcggagtgcctgcaggtacaacccccctcCGGTGGACGAATTGCTCAACGGACCAACCATCTCTATTCTGATCAACAAGTTAGATCAGAATGCATAGGAAAATATTAAAGATAAGTAAGTGTTACTTTTGTTAGTTTCACTCCCCAAATCTTATAAGTCAGTTATGCAGTCAACATTAGCAGGGAAGTGCAACTAGATAAATGGTGAGATCGTTGAAGGATAGTCAACAAATGATGAGTCGTGATAAATCTTCTAAAGACAATCTAGTAATTACTAAAGGTGATCaaagaaataagaaatatgGTGATCAACTTGGTAGAAGATTTCAATCAAAAGATATGAGTATTGTCTAAGTGTTATTATTGTGGAGAGCTTGGCTTTCACACCTACAAGTTAAAATTTATGGAGGATATGTAAAGTCTAGAGGGGAAgacataaaaattgaaaagtaaTATCTTTATGCAAATATAGCTAGTCACAAGAATAATCTTTTGCTATGTGAGGGTGAATGGAAGACATAAAATAGATGCTCATTCATTCAAGTATCATGTCAAGTAGTGTGAAGAAggaaataaaatagagttattataaaggaaaatgttattcaaacacaattttttaacaaaaatacaataaaactacacattttgcttttttttttaatatttattgcaCGTCTTGATATTCACCCTGTGAGTGAAAAAATACGATATCTTATTTTTGTCCAAcctttttgtgtttatatagcACATCTCTATTATAAATATGGAGTTAGTTTAAGTCTTTTTTTACCAATAATTTTTCAATATGAGTGAATTTTcagtaataaaatattttgttgtgaGATTAATGGTAGATATGCCgttgtttcttttatttcttttttactttttgtgcAGATTTGTGTGGAGATATTGTCTTGTCTTATTtctcaaaataatagtaatcaAAACAATAGAAGAAATGTTGAATTAAATATTAGTTCTTTGGAAACTAGTACTCATCATATACTGTAGCTAGGTTAAGTTTTTAGGAATGTGTTGATGTATTAATTTCAATAGCCCTATTTATATAGTGTCCTATTggatatatgataaaaaaaacaaagggaTAAGATAACTATTAGTATAGTGGgatgataatttgatatattggaTTTGTAAGTACaactcaaataataattttagtgACATTTAATATTTAGAGTGTTGTGATTTTTACTTCTTCACATTTATAATATGTGATTTCACCGAGTAATTGAATTCAAATGGTTAATAAATTCTCATAAGATTAATCGTTCGgtaaaatttgagtttgatttctggtaaaaataaattttttgttagaaTTTACGTACTTATCTCGTAGACGAACTCTGAATTACTAGTgtcattttttttccaaaaatcagaaaataattatataaaaaaaaagtgattttttgccACTAATCAAtttgataaacaaaaaattatttgatatagTCAACCACAAAATCTGGAAGCTTAACACTCATTTGGATCTAGCATGTAACTGTAGAAGTTTTGGAAAGTATAAGATTTTGGGGCCAAAGAGATCATGCATTGGTTCCTAGATCTTATCTTGGAGAATTCACAGGAGACAATTTCCTTAAATGCATGGTACGTGGTAAAGGGAATGACCTTCGAATTTTATGCAGCCAGATAGTAGTGCTTGTTGGATGAAATGTCTTTATCAAATGTAATCTCAACCATATGCTTATAACCACAGCCACATCCaaattattcttttttcaaattaattgaaaaattcATCTCCCTtcatctttaattatatatattttcattttggaCCCCTCCCTATGTATA from Trifolium pratense cultivar HEN17-A07 linkage group LG1, ARS_RC_1.1, whole genome shotgun sequence includes these protein-coding regions:
- the LOC123915046 gene encoding cytochrome b-c1 complex subunit 7-2, mitochondrial-like, translating into MASLLQAIVDPKRNWFARQHMKAVSTRLRKYGLRYDDLYDPYYDVDIKEALNRLPKEVVDARHARLKRAIDLSMKHEYLPEDLQAMQTPFRSYLQEMLTFVKRERAEREALGGLPLYQRTLP